A segment of the Odoribacter splanchnicus DSM 20712 genome:
GATCGATTTTCCCCGGGAAGGAAATAATTGGAGCTACGAACATGCCCGCCGGCTGTGGAGTCTGGTAGACGACAAGGATTTGCGTTTCCGTTTTCTGAACGAATTCGATAAAGCGATGATTTCTTTAGCAAAGAAAGACGGCTTTTTTAAACCTATCCCACTGCCTGTCGTAAGAGATAATGAGAGACAGATATTGGTTTTCCGGAGAGGCGCTTATCTGTTTGTTTTTAATTTTAATCCCCAAAGTTCATTCTCCGACTATCGGTTCGAGGTGGAAGCGGGAAAATATTTGCCGGTATTGGATACCGACAATCAGTTGTTCTCCGGTTTTAACCGGATCGATGACGGGCTGGAACATTTTACCCTTTACCGGGAAGGACGAAACTGGTTGAGTCTCTATATTCCTTCCCGTACGGCTGTTGTCCTGCAATTGCAGGAGGAAAACCTTAAAATGAAAAAATAAAATAGATATAAAGACGTTATTATGGCTTATTTGAAATTTAATAAGGATGAATTGGTGAATCTGGAATATTCACTGAAGCGGGAAGTGTTGGCGACAAACCGGGCAGGAGGATATATGTCTTCTACTATTATCGGATGTAATACCCGGAAGTACCACGGATTACTGATATTGCCTATAGAAGAATTCGATGGGGAGAATCATGTGTTGTTGTCGAACCTGGACGAGACGGTCATCCAGCATGGACGTGAGTTTAATTTGGGTATCCATAAGTATCCGGGTAATTATGAACCCCGGGGACATAAATATATTGTCGATTTCGAGTACGAACCGGTATTTACCCTGACTTACCGGGTGGGAGGCGTACAGCTCAAAAAAGAGATTATTCTGGTACACAACGAACCTCAGGTCCTGATCCGTTATACTTTGCTGGATGCCCATTCCGATACGACGTTGAGATTGAAACCGTTCCTGGCTTACCGGAATATCCATCGCTTGTCGAAAGCGAATATGATGGTCAATACCAAATATCAGGAAGTTGAAAACGGGATCCGCTCCAAATTGTATAATGGTTTTCCATACCTGAATATGCAAATCAGCAAGAAAAACGAGTTTATCGCTACTCCCGACTGGTATTATAACATCGAATACATAGAAGAACAAAACCGGGGATATGATTTCAGGGAAGATTTGTTCGTACCGGGGTATTTCGAATTTCCGATAAAGAAAGGGGAAAGTGTGATTTTTTCTGCTTCTGTCGATGCGGTGTCTACCGGACGGTTGAAAACCAAATTCCAGAAATTGTTGGATAACAGGGCTCCCCGTAATAGCTTTGTGAGTTGTCTGAAATATTCGGCTTCCCAGTTTATCGTGAGAAGAGGAAAAGAAACCGAGATCATGGCAGGATACCCCTGGTTCGGAAGATGGGGAAGGGATACCTTTATTGCTTTGCCGGGAGTGACCCTGGCTGCGGCGAATGATGTCAGGACTTGTAAAGAAGTTCTCGACACGATGATCCGTCAGCTGAATAACGGTTTGTTCCCGAATATCGGTAAAGATAAAAATGCTTCCTACAATTCGGTCGATGCTCCGATGTGGTTTTTTAAAGCCGTTCAAGAGTATGGAGAAGCCGTTCAGGACGATGCTGCTGTCTGGAAGAGCTACGGGGCGAAGATGAAGGCCGTTTTGAAAGCTTACCGGGATGGAATCAACGAATATGTGAAGATGGTGGATAACGGTCTGATCTGGGCCGACGAACCGGGAAAAGCACTGACCTGGATGGATGCCATTGTCAATGGCGTACCGGTTACTCCACGCGGAGGCTATCAGGTGGAAATCAATGCTCTTTGGTATAATGCTATTTGCTACACCCTGAAACTGGCCGGGCAGGCCGGAGATAATAAGTTCGTGAAAGAGTGGAAAGATATGCCTGACAAAGTAAAAGAAAGCTTCCTGAAAGTATTCTGGAATGAAGAAAAAGGCTATTTGGCCGATTTTGTCAATGGAGGCGGACAGAATGTTTTTGTACGTCCGAACCAAGTCATCGCCTGTTCGCTCGAATATAGTCCGTTGTCGGACGAGATGATACATGGCGTGCTCGATGTCGTGAAGAACGAATTACTGACACCGAAAGGCTTACGGACACTGGCACCTAAGAATCCGGCCTATGAAGGCACCTACGAAGGAGATCAGGCAACCCGGGACAGAGCTTACCATCAGGGAACGGTTTGGCCTTGGCTGCTCGGACCTTATATCGAAGCTAATTTCCGGCTTTATGGGAAAAAATTTGCGAAAACAGCCCGCGAATTATTGGCCAATTTCGAAGAAGATATGACTGTGTATGGAGTTTGTTCTATCGGGGAAATTTATGACGGAAATCCTCCTTATACTCCGAATGGGTGTATATCGCAAGCCTGGAGTGTGGGGGAGATTCTGAGAAGTATGGCTTTGCTGGAGAAGTTTTGTAAAGATGATAGATGACAGATGGGGAAGAGGCAGACGAGAGGAATGAAGTGGAAAACTTCGGATAGGGAAACACGATAAGGGGAACGAAGGTTTCGCACGATTGCAAAAAAAATTAATTATAATTATATGAAAACTAGAGTATTGATGTTTGGCTGGGAGTTTCCACCTCATATTGCCGGAGGATTGGGAACTGCATGTCTGGGATTGACCCGGGGATTGGCTAAACAAGGTGTTGAAGTGCTCTTCGTCATGCCGAAAGCGAGCGGTGATGAAGATCAGAGTGCTGCCAAAATTATTAACGCCAGTGATGTGGAGTCTTTGTACCAATACCATGATGTGGAGGAATATTGGAAAAATATCGATTTTATGGAGGTAGGCTCTAATCTGATGCCGTATATGGATCCCGAGACATTTACCCGGGAGGTGAAAAAGTGTGTTCTGGAAGGAAGCGAAGAAAATCGGATTGAATTTAAAAACAAATATCAATTTTCCGGTAAATACGGGGCTAATCTGATGGAAGAAGTGGCTCGTTATGCTCTGGTTGCTGCTACGATTGCAGGGCAACAACAGTTCGATGTGATCCATGCTCACGACTGGTTGACCTATGCTGCGGGTATCGCTGCTAAAAGAGTGTCCGGAAAACCTCTGGTGGTGCACGTACATGCCACTGAATTCGATCGTAGTGGTGAGAATGTGAACCAAACGGTCTATAACCTGGAACGGCAGGGGATGCTGGAAGCCGATCGGGTGGTGACCGTCAGTAATCTAACCCGGAATATCGTCATTACCCGCTATGGGATCAATCCGGATAAAGTGGTGACGGTACATAATGCCGTTGATTTTCAGTCGTATTCCGAAATGGAAGTCGAGAGAGGGGTAAAAGAAAAGGTCGTGACCTTCCTGGGACGGATTACTTATCAGAAAGGACCCGAATATTTTATCGAGGCAGCGAATAAAGTGCTGAAACGTTATCCGAATGTACGTTTTGTTATGGCAGGCAGCGGGGATATGATGAACCGCTCGATCCGAAGGGTGGCTAAACTGAAGATTGCAACGAAATTTCATTTTACAGGTTTTTTACGTGGCCAGGATGTGCAAAAGATGTTTGCCCACAGTGATGTCTACGTGATGCCTTCGGTATCCGAACCTTTCGGGATTTCTCCGCTGGAAGCGATGCGCTCGGGGGTACCTACGATTATCTCTAAACAATCGGGAGTGGCCGAAGTGTTGAAACATGCGATCAAGGTTGATTTTTGGGATGTCGATGCCTTGGCGGATGCTATCTATGCTTTGCTGGCGTATCCGGCATTAGCTGAATTTGCAGCTAAATACGGCTTGAATGAGGTGAATACTTTAAAATGGGAAAATGCAGCGTATCTCTTAAAAACGATTTACGAAGAATTAAAAAGATAAAACAATAACAATTAAAATATGACTACTATGGATAAGAAAACGTTGTGTTTGTATTTCCAGGTGCATCAACCGATACGTTTAAGAAAATATCATTTTTTCGATATAGGCAAGAATAGCGATTATTACGACGATTTTGCCAATCGTACGATTACCCGTAAAGTGGCCGACCGTTGCTATTTACCGGCCAACCGGACGATGCTGGAGCTGATTCGGAAATACGGAAAGAATTTTAAAGTGAGCTTTTCTATCTCCGGAATGGTTATCGAACAATTCCGTGAATATGCCCCTGAGGTTATCGATAGTTTTAAAGAATTGGTGGCTACCGGATGTGTCGAAATATTGGCCGAAACTTATTCCCATTCCTTGGCTTCGCTGGTGGATGAAGGCGAATTTAAAAAACAGGTGAAACAACATGCTGATCTGATGAAAGAATTATTCGGGGTGAAACCGGTGACTTTCCGGAATACCGAACTGATCTATTCCGACGAGATCGGTGAGATGGTTGCCCGGATGGGATATAAAACGATGCTGACCGAAGGAGCACGGCATATCCTGGGGTGGAAGAGCCCGGATTATGTCTATACCAATTCGATTAATCCGAAATTGAAGCTGTTGCTGAAAAATTTCAGACTAAGCGACGATATCGCTTTCCGTTTTTCCGATAAAGGTTGGGATCAATGGCCGCTGACTGCCGATAAATATGCTTCCTGGCTGAATGCTGCCGACGGAGAGATTGTCAATCTTTTTATGGACTACGAAACTTTGGGAGAACACCAGGGAGGCGATACCGGGATTTTCGATTTTATAGCAGCTCTGCCGGCACAGATTTTTGCTTCTACCAATTTTGAATTTCTGACTCCTAAAGAGGCTGCCGCAAAACATCAACCGGTAGCTCCTTTGCATGTCCCTTACCCGATCTCATGGGCCGATGAAGAACGGGATGTCACTGCCTGGTTGGGAAATGAATTGCAGAATGAAGCTTTCGAGGAGCTTTATAAAATGAAAAATAAAGTCAATGCGCTCAAAGATCCGGTACTTACCCATGATTTCGATTGCTTACAGGCTAGCGACCATTTCTATTATATGTGCACCAAGCTATTTTCTGATGGAGCGATACACCAATATTTTACTCCCTACGACACTCCTTACGAGGCATTTATAAATTATATGAATGTGCTGAGCGATTTTATACGGAGGGTAGAAGAAGAAACGGACCGGAAGAAGACAAGACATCCGAAAGAAGAAAAAGAACCGAAAGAAACCCGGAAAGTAATCGAAGCCCCGGAAACTTCGAAGGAAGAAACTCCAAAGACCGGGAGTGAGAAGAAAAAAGCAAGAACGACGACCAAAAAGAAATAAGCTTTTCGGGCTAAGCCGGAAAAAGATCGGTATAATTAGTCCGTAAAGTTCTTCAGGTTACTCCTTCGTTGCTTCAAGTTCATAAAGTGTGTAGAACCTGCGGACGTCTTCTTTATGGGACTTTCGGGTCCGGTCGGCCGTAGAGAAAAGTGCCCGCAAGGTCCGGGGACTTAATAAACTTGATCGCTCATGAACTAAACCGATTCAGGAAAGGCATTGCAGGAACAATGAATTTCCTGAATTTTGATTTTTTAGGTTTTGATTATCAACTTTTTGGATAAAAATATGTACCTTCGGGGCTCATTTAACACACGCAAAAGTAATATGGATAACAATAAATTGAAGAATCCCGCTTACCTTTTTGAAGTAAGTTGGGAAGTTTGTAATAAAGTGGGGGGAATTCATACGGTGATTTCGACCAAAGCCCTCAATATGGAAAAAGAATACAGCAGTAGTCATATTTTAATCGGCCCCGATGTCTGGCGTTATACCGAACAGAATCCTGAATTTATCGACGATCCCCGTTTGTTCAGGTCCTGGCGGCAGAGAGCAGCCCAGGAAGGCTTGCGTATTAAAGTAGGACGGTGGAATGTGGCTGGAAAACCGATTGTCATCCTGGTTGATTTCAGTACGTTCATTACGCAGAAAGATGAAATTTTTGCTTCTTTTTGGGAAAAATATAAACTCGATTCGATTAGTGGTCAATGGGATTACATCGAACCGGCCCTGTTCGGATATGCAGCAGGGAAAGTGATCGAGAGCTTCGTTCGCTTTAATTCTTCTATCCGGCAGCGGATTATCGCCCAATTTCACGAATGGATGACGGGAGCCGGATTATTGTATTTGAAAAGTGCGATGCCTCAGGTGGGATGTGTATTTACCACTCATGCCACCGTGTTGGGCCGTTGTGTAGCCG
Coding sequences within it:
- a CDS encoding amylo-alpha-1,6-glucosidase, which produces MAYLKFNKDELVNLEYSLKREVLATNRAGGYMSSTIIGCNTRKYHGLLILPIEEFDGENHVLLSNLDETVIQHGREFNLGIHKYPGNYEPRGHKYIVDFEYEPVFTLTYRVGGVQLKKEIILVHNEPQVLIRYTLLDAHSDTTLRLKPFLAYRNIHRLSKANMMVNTKYQEVENGIRSKLYNGFPYLNMQISKKNEFIATPDWYYNIEYIEEQNRGYDFREDLFVPGYFEFPIKKGESVIFSASVDAVSTGRLKTKFQKLLDNRAPRNSFVSCLKYSASQFIVRRGKETEIMAGYPWFGRWGRDTFIALPGVTLAAANDVRTCKEVLDTMIRQLNNGLFPNIGKDKNASYNSVDAPMWFFKAVQEYGEAVQDDAAVWKSYGAKMKAVLKAYRDGINEYVKMVDNGLIWADEPGKALTWMDAIVNGVPVTPRGGYQVEINALWYNAICYTLKLAGQAGDNKFVKEWKDMPDKVKESFLKVFWNEEKGYLADFVNGGGQNVFVRPNQVIACSLEYSPLSDEMIHGVLDVVKNELLTPKGLRTLAPKNPAYEGTYEGDQATRDRAYHQGTVWPWLLGPYIEANFRLYGKKFAKTARELLANFEEDMTVYGVCSIGEIYDGNPPYTPNGCISQAWSVGEILRSMALLEKFCKDDR
- a CDS encoding glycoside hydrolase family 57 protein, giving the protein MDKKTLCLYFQVHQPIRLRKYHFFDIGKNSDYYDDFANRTITRKVADRCYLPANRTMLELIRKYGKNFKVSFSISGMVIEQFREYAPEVIDSFKELVATGCVEILAETYSHSLASLVDEGEFKKQVKQHADLMKELFGVKPVTFRNTELIYSDEIGEMVARMGYKTMLTEGARHILGWKSPDYVYTNSINPKLKLLLKNFRLSDDIAFRFSDKGWDQWPLTADKYASWLNAADGEIVNLFMDYETLGEHQGGDTGIFDFIAALPAQIFASTNFEFLTPKEAAAKHQPVAPLHVPYPISWADEERDVTAWLGNELQNEAFEELYKMKNKVNALKDPVLTHDFDCLQASDHFYYMCTKLFSDGAIHQYFTPYDTPYEAFINYMNVLSDFIRRVEEETDRKKTRHPKEEKEPKETRKVIEAPETSKEETPKTGSEKKKARTTTKKK
- a CDS encoding glycosyltransferase family 4 protein; its protein translation is MKTRVLMFGWEFPPHIAGGLGTACLGLTRGLAKQGVEVLFVMPKASGDEDQSAAKIINASDVESLYQYHDVEEYWKNIDFMEVGSNLMPYMDPETFTREVKKCVLEGSEENRIEFKNKYQFSGKYGANLMEEVARYALVAATIAGQQQFDVIHAHDWLTYAAGIAAKRVSGKPLVVHVHATEFDRSGENVNQTVYNLERQGMLEADRVVTVSNLTRNIVITRYGINPDKVVTVHNAVDFQSYSEMEVERGVKEKVVTFLGRITYQKGPEYFIEAANKVLKRYPNVRFVMAGSGDMMNRSIRRVAKLKIATKFHFTGFLRGQDVQKMFAHSDVYVMPSVSEPFGISPLEAMRSGVPTIISKQSGVAEVLKHAIKVDFWDVDALADAIYALLAYPALAEFAAKYGLNEVNTLKWENAAYLLKTIYEELKR